One genomic segment of Virgibacillus doumboii includes these proteins:
- a CDS encoding GNAT family N-acetyltransferase: MTTINKGENKFYVGEDEQNPLGEITFKQSGDNVLTVDHTYVSDELRGQGVAGKLVEKVVNYAREEGKQINPTCPYAEKKIKNTPEYQGVLVEH, from the coding sequence ATGACAACGATTAACAAAGGTGAGAATAAATTTTATGTTGGAGAGGACGAACAAAATCCGCTTGGCGAAATTACGTTTAAGCAATCAGGTGACAATGTTCTGACTGTCGACCATACGTATGTATCAGACGAGCTTCGCGGACAGGGTGTTGCCGGGAAACTGGTTGAAAAAGTTGTTAATTATGCAAGAGAAGAAGGAAAACAAATCAATCCGACATGTCCATATGCGGAAAAGAAAATTAAAAACACTCCGGAATATCAGGGTGTGCTCGTTGAACATTAA
- a CDS encoding transporter, which produces MQKILKTVYEMIMILLVMVTIITLWTEDTYNSTINWIVWGAFFIDFVVRFFTAREKWVFIKENPFLLIAVIPFDQFFQVARIVRVIYLFRIKTITKYYITPYLEKLTFQSKTLILSVFVSLLVIASIVIWNLESSVSTYFDALFVIFGYLLFFGHQIFVIENEVSIWILTGISIMGIGIQGLALQWVFHRAEVFYKRFKHRRGSDIDEQSELKSKEQ; this is translated from the coding sequence ATGCAAAAAATATTGAAAACAGTATACGAGATGATTATGATCCTGCTCGTTATGGTAACAATTATAACGTTATGGACGGAAGATACCTATAACTCAACGATTAACTGGATAGTATGGGGAGCCTTTTTTATCGACTTCGTTGTCCGGTTTTTTACTGCCAGGGAAAAGTGGGTATTCATTAAAGAAAACCCATTTTTATTAATCGCTGTCATTCCGTTTGATCAGTTTTTCCAGGTTGCCAGAATCGTCCGTGTTATCTATTTGTTCCGGATCAAAACAATTACCAAATACTATATTACACCATATTTGGAAAAATTGACTTTCCAATCCAAGACATTAATTCTTTCCGTATTTGTATCATTACTGGTTATAGCTTCCATTGTTATATGGAATCTGGAAAGCTCTGTAAGCACTTATTTTGATGCACTGTTTGTCATTTTCGGTTATTTATTATTTTTTGGTCATCAGATTTTTGTAATCGAAAATGAGGTTTCAATTTGGATTTTAACCGGTATATCTATTATGGGAATTGGAATTCAAGGGTTGGCGCTGCAATGGGTATTCCATCGGGCAGAGGTATTTTATAAGCGGTTTAAACATAGACGTGGTTCTGATATAGATGAACAATCTGAATTAAAATCAAAAGAACAATAA
- a CDS encoding DUF6036 family nucleotidyltransferase, with product MSAGKITNELFLEILDVLDERLRENMLNLSLSIYGGTVMMACYDVRPATKDIDAIFETSPQIKTILTDIAETYGLAEDWINQDIREPLKYVKKENLKELYTYNHLKVFAPSPEQMLAMKIMSSRAEPFKDFADVEYLIEFLGLETLEQVLDVFDTYFGRKFLRDRQKMFLNYVGKDLGKSWKEFTV from the coding sequence ATGAGTGCGGGAAAAATAACAAATGAATTATTTTTGGAAATTTTGGATGTACTTGATGAAAGACTCAGAGAAAATATGCTCAACTTGTCATTAAGCATATATGGCGGTACGGTAATGATGGCCTGCTACGATGTTAGACCGGCAACAAAAGATATTGATGCAATATTTGAAACTTCCCCGCAGATTAAAACTATATTGACTGACATCGCTGAAACATATGGATTAGCTGAAGACTGGATTAATCAGGATATTAGGGAACCACTGAAATATGTTAAAAAAGAGAATTTGAAAGAATTATATACGTACAATCACCTCAAAGTCTTCGCCCCCAGTCCGGAGCAGATGCTGGCGATGAAAATAATGTCATCGAGAGCGGAGCCATTCAAGGACTTTGCTGATGTGGAGTACTTAATAGAATTCCTCGGACTTGAAACACTTGAGCAGGTACTGGATGTTTTTGATACGTATTTCGGCAGGAAATTCCTGCGTGATCGACAAAAAATGTTCCTGAACTATGTTGGAAAGGATCTGGGTAAATCATGGAAAGAGTTTACCGTTTGA
- the cyoE gene encoding heme o synthase, whose product MDNNASDKASLLTDLKSLFKLIVLIANAVPVFAGFWLALYFTESSFTAHIDTFLYTIIGSSLVMAGALVINNWYDVDIDTVMDRTKSRPTVTGTIPLRAVLWIGITATVLGFMLLSFTTLEAVFYTFIGWFTYVVPYTMWSKRRYTLNTVIGSISGAVTPLIGWAALEPASHIVPIVLALIIFLWQMPHTFAIAIRKFDEYKAANVAMLPVIHGMEVTKRQMVVYIACLLPLPFYLFSLGTAFVVIATVLNIGYLALAISGFFAKNDLKWARKMFLVSVNYLMIIFAAAIIVTIPLAG is encoded by the coding sequence ATGGACAACAACGCTTCGGACAAAGCATCACTTCTGACTGATTTGAAGTCTTTATTTAAACTAATCGTTTTGATCGCCAATGCCGTACCTGTATTTGCGGGTTTTTGGCTGGCCTTATATTTTACAGAGTCATCTTTTACAGCGCATATAGATACGTTTTTATATACGATAATTGGAAGTTCGCTGGTAATGGCGGGAGCACTTGTCATCAACAACTGGTATGATGTCGATATTGATACCGTAATGGACAGGACCAAATCACGTCCGACGGTTACGGGGACTATTCCGCTCCGTGCTGTACTATGGATTGGGATAACAGCAACTGTATTGGGCTTTATGCTGTTATCATTTACGACACTTGAAGCGGTCTTTTATACATTTATCGGATGGTTTACCTATGTTGTTCCTTATACAATGTGGTCGAAACGCCGGTACACCCTGAATACGGTGATCGGCAGTATTTCCGGTGCAGTGACGCCGCTAATCGGCTGGGCTGCATTGGAACCAGCATCACATATTGTACCAATTGTATTGGCACTCATAATTTTCCTCTGGCAGATGCCGCACACATTTGCGATAGCCATCCGGAAATTTGATGAATATAAAGCGGCAAATGTTGCCATGCTACCGGTAATCCATGGTATGGAAGTTACCAAACGTCAAATGGTAGTTTATATAGCTTGTCTGCTGCCACTTCCGTTTTATTTATTTTCACTTGGTACAGCGTTTGTTGTGATTGCAACCGTGCTTAATATCGGGTATCTGGCACTGGCAATCAGTGGATTTTTTGCCAAGAATGATTTGAAATGGGCGCGCAAAATGTTTTTGGTTTCCGTTAATTATTTGATGATTATCTTTGCTGCGGCAATCATTGTGACAATACCATTAGCTGGATAG
- a CDS encoding tetratricopeptide repeat protein has product MDQNHFLLFDQQQKPIRLQAERVAFYRQGKFIEVISENNELYYLFFYKNQFLTAAKAKRIRRRSYIAHAFKQGQVFDAPHPFINTLLSENHPCKIVSFKPLLKMLEKHYTPQEKAFILTFFESFIPKKTLFHEIKSIFYVYRRNGQGFLGYRIIRILMGFAPNHSLVKELSGDSMFQNYANLYKEKSEDLFEKDPIFAEKILYARKDSDQSFNQLKELLEKDSRWIDLIALYCYKLTQTPAEDYYISLISILEQHVTDDDKVSILEKLDSRLSSFPPLKQDLFNIYVNSHKIENVSHMMRQNKLTLSKAQVSTLGNVLEQLDTDAGWLNPDSLTALLSPIIDEYPEKAKALLYKFVTSLLKTHEPAYVNQWLEPFKKSPEAQQLIRKIDTMDKLSDDLDQMQTLGELFYEFGQLDKAIDCFSWEMELKPTQPKPLQWLSKIYREMGKKHESEAYQQLCINLQKHA; this is encoded by the coding sequence ATGGATCAAAATCATTTTTTACTATTTGACCAACAACAAAAACCAATCCGCCTCCAGGCAGAACGTGTTGCGTTTTATCGTCAGGGTAAATTTATCGAAGTGATAAGTGAAAATAACGAACTGTACTATTTGTTTTTTTACAAAAATCAATTCCTTACTGCAGCAAAAGCAAAACGAATAAGACGACGTTCATATATTGCGCACGCTTTTAAACAAGGCCAGGTTTTTGACGCACCACATCCGTTCATTAACACACTGCTTTCCGAGAATCACCCCTGCAAAATTGTCAGTTTCAAGCCATTATTGAAAATGCTGGAAAAGCATTATACTCCCCAGGAAAAAGCATTTATCCTAACCTTCTTTGAATCGTTTATCCCGAAAAAAACATTATTTCATGAAATAAAATCAATCTTTTATGTGTACCGCCGTAATGGACAGGGCTTTCTGGGCTATCGGATTATCCGTATATTAATGGGTTTTGCTCCGAATCACAGTTTGGTAAAAGAGCTTTCCGGCGATTCAATGTTCCAGAACTATGCCAACCTGTATAAAGAGAAGTCCGAGGACTTGTTCGAAAAAGATCCGATTTTTGCCGAAAAAATCCTCTATGCACGGAAGGATAGCGATCAATCCTTTAATCAATTGAAAGAACTACTCGAAAAAGACTCCCGTTGGATAGATTTAATTGCCTTGTATTGCTACAAACTAACACAGACACCTGCAGAGGATTATTACATTTCCCTTATCAGCATACTGGAGCAGCATGTAACTGATGATGATAAAGTAAGCATACTGGAGAAGCTGGATTCCCGGTTATCATCATTTCCTCCACTTAAACAGGATTTGTTTAACATCTATGTGAACTCCCACAAAATTGAAAACGTATCACACATGATGCGTCAAAATAAGCTCACCCTCAGTAAAGCACAAGTTTCCACCCTTGGTAATGTACTGGAACAGTTAGATACGGATGCCGGTTGGCTTAATCCGGACTCGCTTACTGCATTGCTAAGTCCAATTATTGATGAATACCCCGAAAAGGCAAAAGCACTTCTCTATAAATTTGTTACTTCCTTACTAAAAACGCACGAGCCGGCGTACGTCAACCAATGGCTTGAACCTTTCAAAAAATCACCTGAAGCGCAACAGTTGATTAGAAAAATAGATACCATGGATAAACTGAGTGACGACCTGGACCAGATGCAGACACTTGGCGAGTTGTTTTATGAATTCGGGCAGCTGGATAAAGCGATTGACTGCTTCAGCTGGGAAATGGAATTGAAGCCAACGCAGCCAAAGCCTTTGCAATGGTTATCCAAAATCTACCGTGAAATGGGCAAAAAACACGAATCAGAAGCCTATCAGCAGTTGTGTATTAATTTGCAGAAACATGCCTAA
- a CDS encoding Uma2 family endonuclease: MSLPKGERIYTYADYLAWSEDKRVELFDGIPYLQAAPSRIHQKTLSELHRQIANFLVGKECEVYPAPFHVVLDLEKDIENEKDSHNVFEPDISIICDKAKLDDRGCIGSPDMIIEIVSPATARKDKIEKFNKYEQAGVKEYWIVEPQEKIISVFTLQKNQRYGRPNLYAEEDHVTASTLSGLTVDLKMVFSS, translated from the coding sequence GTGTCATTACCAAAAGGAGAACGGATATATACGTATGCTGATTATTTAGCCTGGTCAGAGGATAAGAGAGTGGAACTTTTTGATGGAATTCCTTATTTGCAAGCCGCTCCTTCAAGGATTCATCAAAAAACACTATCAGAGTTGCACCGACAAATTGCGAATTTTCTAGTCGGAAAAGAATGCGAGGTTTACCCGGCACCATTTCATGTTGTATTGGACCTTGAGAAAGATATTGAGAATGAAAAGGACAGCCATAACGTATTTGAACCTGATATTAGTATCATCTGTGATAAAGCAAAACTTGATGACCGTGGTTGCATAGGCAGTCCGGATATGATAATCGAGATCGTTTCTCCTGCAACTGCCCGAAAAGATAAGATTGAAAAATTTAATAAATATGAGCAGGCTGGTGTTAAAGAATACTGGATTGTCGAGCCCCAGGAAAAAATTATTAGTGTTTTCACGCTTCAAAAAAATCAGCGATATGGCCGACCGAATTTATACGCAGAAGAGGATCATGTTACAGCATCTACGCTTAGTGGATTGACTGTGGATTTGAAAATGGTCTTTTCTTCATAA